From a single Adhaeribacter swui genomic region:
- a CDS encoding DUF6640 family protein — MKETRKHNTGYRLLFGAAAFTGAGGFLFDYNKTHLFNPRWTPHAKFHDAMTILLGSMLGGAGLYLLQKKSGDQKTQLKWGTMLPAFFWTAQAGSFAFPGAKGLESEFSDKVPQLGPLRLNEAPMSIFMLSVLALGYTLAKKKAKF; from the coding sequence ATGAAAGAAACCAGAAAACATAATACTGGGTACCGACTATTATTCGGTGCCGCCGCTTTTACTGGGGCAGGTGGCTTCTTGTTCGATTATAATAAAACGCATTTATTTAATCCCCGCTGGACGCCGCACGCCAAGTTTCACGATGCCATGACTATTTTGCTAGGTTCCATGCTGGGAGGCGCCGGCTTATATTTGCTACAAAAGAAAAGCGGCGATCAAAAAACACAGCTAAAATGGGGCACCATGTTGCCCGCCTTTTTCTGGACGGCCCAAGCTGGCAGTTTTGCTTTTCCAGGCGCTAAAGGTTTAGAATCTGAATTTTCCGACAAAGTACCGCAGCTCGGCCCATTGCGGTTAAACGAAGCGCCAATGAGTATTTTTATGCTGTCTGTTCTGGCTTTAGGCTACACATTAGCTAAGAAAAAAGCAAAATTTTAG